A part of Legionella sainthelensi genomic DNA contains:
- a CDS encoding ArsR/SmtB family transcription factor, whose product MLTQDQITTLSDILHLMGEPNRLKLLIVCLSGPQSVSELAEQLQLSVPLASHHLNLLRSSRLLIANREGKHIYYSIYDAHVRCILEDMLKHFTEEMEN is encoded by the coding sequence ATGCTAACTCAAGACCAAATTACTACCTTAAGCGATATTTTACATTTGATGGGCGAACCTAATCGCCTAAAGCTTCTTATAGTATGCTTGTCAGGCCCGCAATCTGTTTCAGAATTGGCAGAGCAATTGCAACTTTCAGTGCCTTTAGCCAGTCATCATTTGAACTTATTGCGTTCATCTCGACTTTTAATCGCTAATCGCGAAGGGAAACATATTTACTATAGCATTTATGATGCTCATGTACGTTGTATTTTAGAGGACATGCTCAAGCACTTTACTGAGGAGATGGAAAATTAA
- a CDS encoding helix-turn-helix domain-containing protein: MNIKEKIGQRIMNERKAKGLTRKALAELTSELKISRINNYERGDRTPGPTEIKLLADALEVSASYLMCLTDNREGKMTKSLGMGALIPVLDYKQAIDPAAFIQKIKEDVDTKVEFIPVSTAVSDSIGKNAFALQIKDDSMMPEFRINDVLIVDPETSHKPGDFVVALIECEQEVIVRKYKQLSASKEAQQFELIALNEDWADVRVGSGEMQAQIIGCGVNLVRSLIV; encoded by the coding sequence ATGAACATCAAAGAGAAAATCGGCCAAAGAATCATGAATGAACGAAAGGCCAAAGGATTGACGAGAAAAGCATTAGCTGAGTTGACCAGTGAGTTGAAAATTTCACGTATTAATAATTATGAAAGAGGGGACCGTACCCCTGGCCCAACAGAAATTAAATTGTTGGCAGATGCATTGGAAGTTTCTGCCTCTTATTTGATGTGCTTAACTGATAACCGTGAAGGGAAGATGACAAAATCCCTTGGCATGGGGGCATTGATTCCTGTCTTGGATTACAAACAAGCAATTGATCCAGCTGCATTCATCCAGAAAATCAAAGAGGATGTTGATACTAAAGTTGAGTTTATTCCCGTCAGTACAGCTGTCAGTGATAGTATTGGAAAAAATGCTTTTGCTCTGCAGATTAAAGATGACAGCATGATGCCGGAATTCCGGATTAATGATGTTCTTATCGTAGATCCTGAAACAAGCCATAAGCCTGGCGATTTTGTAGTGGCGTTGATTGAGTGTGAACAGGAAGTCATTGTTCGCAAGTATAAGCAATTATCGGCCTCTAAAGAGGCTCAGCAGTTTGAGTTAATTGCACTTAATGAAGATTGGGCAGACGTTCGTGTTGGTTCCGGCGAAATGCAAGCCCAGATAATTGGATGTGGAGTTAATTTGGTTAGATCATTAATAGTGTAA
- a CDS encoding Vir protein, protein MFTRFAVFYGHLWRSQFKSDGFLEFAKKEWLEGLSQFNDEILNQVIIDCRDHCEMPPTLPQMIGFCRDIKRRNAFYVTSKKYQPASKEVVEENIRQCKAYLFK, encoded by the coding sequence TTGTTTACCCGCTTTGCAGTTTTTTATGGGCATTTGTGGCGTAGTCAGTTCAAGAGTGATGGTTTTTTAGAGTTTGCCAAGAAGGAGTGGTTGGAGGGCTTAAGCCAATTCAATGATGAGATTTTGAATCAGGTCATTATTGATTGCCGCGATCATTGCGAAATGCCTCCTACCCTGCCGCAAATGATTGGCTTTTGCCGGGATATTAAAAGGCGAAATGCTTTTTACGTCACGTCAAAGAAATATCAACCTGCCAGTAAAGAAGTGGTTGAAGAGAATATCAGGCAGTGCAAGGCCTATTTATTTAAATAA
- the csrA gene encoding carbon storage regulator CsrA: MLVLTRKVGESVVISEEVYCTVVGYRDGEVRLAFDAPQSIPVHRDEIQRRIYRERQKDQWFSDSPSNKENIVDRLISKFKHGLKSA; this comes from the coding sequence ATGTTGGTTTTAACAAGAAAAGTTGGTGAATCAGTTGTTATCAGTGAGGAAGTTTACTGCACTGTAGTGGGTTATCGTGATGGTGAAGTTCGCCTTGCTTTCGATGCCCCTCAATCGATCCCTGTTCACCGTGATGAAATTCAAAGACGCATTTATCGAGAACGTCAAAAAGATCAATGGTTCAGCGACTCTCCTTCCAATAAGGAAAACATTGTTGACCGTTTAATTAGCAAATTCAAACACGGCCTGAAATCAGCTTAA